From Solidesulfovibrio carbinoliphilus subsp. oakridgensis, the proteins below share one genomic window:
- a CDS encoding ATP-binding protein, translating into MGLASLWNWRSIRFRLACLVTACVLPVWLAAGSLVYFAYQDKKRTIETELLQTARNLRLVLDQEIEVIQSVLHALSTSPALGTGDFGAFHHQAKRLLQSYEGADIILADATGQQLVNSYRPLGASLPKRNIGTVVARVFEQGKAGVSGLFKGAVTGRNMISVDVPVFRDGKVAYDLAMTLPTDRIVAIMSRYPLPPGWVGLVMDSDRVVVNRTLAPEQYVGKRIPPLLGGPGPGDFVREFRNLEDIPSLASMSKSAATGWAVVLHVPKPLVWVKLRSWLLWAVAGTSLLSVAGVGLAGLIGRSISRSIWGLIPPARDLAAGKRAYPGNLGLEETDAVGRALEEASGLLMERTANLERSNRELEDFAAMASHDLQEPLRKIKAFGERLRENNAQNLDETGLDYLRRMEGAGDRMESLILDLLEYSRITTRPNPFVPTDLEALAREAVVDIEAAVAETGGRIVIGPMPTASVDVPQLRRAFQNLFSNALKFHGQDAPEITVSGTVVTEDGRPYARIEVADNGIGFEEKYRDKIFQPFQRLHGRSKFPGTGIGLAIVRKSVERHGGTVTAESQPGQGATFIMRIPLNQQTPEN; encoded by the coding sequence ATGGGCCTGGCTTCCCTTTGGAACTGGCGTTCCATCCGCTTCAGGCTGGCCTGCCTGGTCACCGCCTGCGTGTTGCCCGTGTGGCTGGCCGCGGGCTCCCTGGTCTATTTCGCCTACCAGGACAAAAAGCGGACCATCGAAACGGAGCTGCTGCAGACGGCGCGAAACCTCCGTCTCGTCCTGGACCAGGAAATCGAGGTCATCCAGTCGGTCCTTCATGCGCTCTCCACCTCCCCGGCGCTTGGCACCGGGGATTTCGGCGCGTTCCACCACCAGGCCAAAAGGCTGCTGCAGTCCTACGAGGGGGCGGACATCATCCTGGCCGACGCCACGGGCCAGCAGCTGGTCAACTCCTACCGCCCCCTGGGCGCCAGCCTGCCCAAGCGCAACATCGGCACCGTGGTGGCCCGGGTGTTCGAGCAGGGGAAGGCCGGCGTCAGCGGCCTGTTCAAGGGAGCCGTCACCGGGCGCAACATGATCAGCGTGGACGTGCCCGTCTTTCGCGACGGGAAGGTCGCCTACGACCTGGCCATGACCCTGCCCACGGACCGGATCGTGGCCATCATGTCCCGGTATCCCCTGCCGCCGGGGTGGGTGGGGCTGGTCATGGACAGCGACCGGGTGGTCGTCAACCGCACCCTGGCCCCGGAGCAATACGTGGGCAAGCGGATACCGCCCCTGCTCGGCGGGCCGGGTCCAGGGGACTTCGTCCGGGAGTTCAGGAATCTGGAGGATATTCCCTCCCTGGCCAGCATGAGCAAGTCAGCCGCCACCGGCTGGGCAGTGGTCCTCCACGTGCCAAAGCCCCTGGTCTGGGTGAAGCTGCGCAGCTGGCTCTTGTGGGCCGTGGCGGGCACGTCCCTGCTGTCCGTCGCGGGCGTGGGGCTGGCCGGGCTGATCGGCCGCAGCATCTCCCGGTCCATCTGGGGCCTCATTCCTCCGGCCCGGGACCTGGCCGCCGGGAAGCGGGCGTATCCCGGCAACCTCGGCCTGGAGGAGACGGACGCGGTGGGCAGGGCCCTGGAGGAGGCCTCGGGCCTGCTCATGGAGCGCACCGCCAACCTGGAGCGCAGCAACCGGGAGCTCGAGGACTTCGCCGCCATGGCCTCCCACGATCTCCAGGAACCGCTGCGCAAGATCAAGGCCTTCGGGGAAAGGCTTCGCGAGAATAACGCGCAAAACCTCGACGAAACGGGCCTCGACTATCTGCGCCGGATGGAAGGCGCCGGCGACCGGATGGAGTCGCTCATCCTGGACCTGCTCGAATACTCCCGCATCACCACCCGGCCCAACCCCTTCGTTCCCACCGACCTGGAGGCCCTGGCCCGCGAGGCCGTGGTCGACATCGAGGCGGCCGTGGCCGAGACGGGCGGCCGGATCGTCATCGGGCCGATGCCCACGGCCTCGGTCGATGTGCCGCAGTTGCGCCGGGCCTTCCAGAACCTTTTCTCCAACGCCCTCAAATTCCACGGCCAGGACGCTCCGGAAATAACGGTGAGCGGCACGGTCGTGACCGAGGACGGCCGCCCCTACGCCCGGATAGAAGTGGCGGACAACGGCATCGGCTTCGAAGAGAAGTACCGGGACAAAATCTTCCAACCCTTCCAGCGGCTGCACGGCCGCAGCAAGTTCCCGGGCACGGGCATCGGGCTGGCCATCGTCAGGAAAAGCGTGGAACGCCACGGCGGGACGGTGACGGCCGAGAGCCAGCCGGGCCAGGGGGCGACCTTCATCATGCGCATCCCCCTTAACCAGCAAACGCCAGAGAACTAA
- a CDS encoding PAS domain S-box protein, with protein sequence MHDGGKSRDELLREVRRLRLELAGRAALDSLLAGTLGLIKSEDSTPDLLRAVVSLVARETGFAAVGLRLREGEDFPYFLTTGLSEEFVRLENSLCPRGGHGRPARGEDGGPLLECACGMVIQGRLDHSEPFVTDYGSLWVNSNTALIAERPELLDQLRGNCIGSGYESSALIPIRFGATTHGLLQLEDRRRGLFTRQLIAGLELVARHLALALSQRQAVEELRLAGADLERRVSERTKALAESEVKFRIMANAIPQLAWIAQADGHIFWYNDRWYEYTGTTPEQMEGWGWQRVHDPATLPDVVEQWKASIATGKPFDMVFPLRGADGRFRPFLTRINPLLDSAGRVVQWFGTNTDISEQKRMEEELREREEQLRLFIEHAPAAIAMFDREMRYMAVSQRWLTDYGMGGHNLLGRSHYDIFPEIPERWKKIHQRGLAGSVERAEDDPFLRADGATQWLRWEVRPWYTAQGAIGGIVVFSEDITARKMAEQVLRERDKQFKMVFQASPAPMAIVSFGESRYVYANDAYLRLTGYGAGELIGRTTREVGIWDAKDARGPLGGFFAAGEKVVDSEMRITTRSGAVKSVLLSIEFMEIDGRPHVLAVAKDITERKLVEEELRHSRDALEDRVRERTRELESRNAELENFFYITSHDLQEPLRKVQVFGERLRLEYAEALGAAGKDYLKRMEGAAARMQSLINDLLDYSQVATGAHVFVYADLGEIVRQSAEDLDRLVEMTGATVTVEDLPGAEVDVVQMRQVFQNLLSNALKYHGRNPPEVRVSGEVFSDQGREMVRISVADNGIGFDPQYKDKVFQPFQRLHGRNAYQGTGIGLAIVRKVVERHKGTVTAESEPGKGARFLVTLPVNRHA encoded by the coding sequence ATGCATGATGGCGGAAAAAGCCGGGACGAGCTGCTGCGGGAGGTGCGGCGGCTGCGTCTGGAACTGGCGGGGCGCGCGGCCCTCGATTCCCTGCTCGCCGGGACGCTTGGCCTGATCAAGTCGGAGGATTCCACCCCCGACCTGTTGCGCGCGGTCGTGAGCCTCGTCGCCCGGGAAACGGGCTTTGCGGCCGTGGGCCTGCGGCTGCGCGAGGGCGAGGATTTTCCCTACTTCCTGACCACCGGGCTTTCCGAGGAATTCGTCCGGCTGGAGAACAGCCTTTGCCCCAGGGGCGGGCACGGGCGACCCGCCCGGGGCGAGGACGGCGGGCCGCTGCTCGAATGCGCCTGCGGCATGGTCATCCAGGGCCGGCTCGACCACAGCGAGCCCTTTGTCACCGATTACGGCAGCCTGTGGGTCAACAGCAACACCGCTCTGATCGCCGAGCGGCCCGAGCTCCTCGATCAATTGCGGGGCAATTGCATCGGCTCGGGCTACGAGTCCTCGGCCCTCATCCCCATCCGGTTCGGGGCGACGACCCACGGCCTGCTCCAGCTCGAGGACAGGCGCCGGGGGCTTTTCACGCGCCAGCTCATCGCCGGCCTGGAGCTGGTCGCCCGCCATCTCGCCCTGGCCCTTTCGCAACGCCAGGCGGTCGAGGAACTGCGCCTGGCCGGCGCGGACCTGGAGCGGCGCGTCTCGGAGCGCACCAAGGCGCTCGCCGAGAGCGAGGTGAAGTTCCGGATCATGGCCAACGCCATCCCGCAGCTGGCCTGGATCGCCCAGGCCGACGGGCACATCTTCTGGTACAACGACCGCTGGTACGAATACACCGGCACGACCCCGGAACAGATGGAAGGCTGGGGCTGGCAGCGCGTGCACGACCCGGCCACGCTCCCGGACGTGGTCGAGCAGTGGAAGGCGTCCATCGCCACGGGCAAACCCTTTGACATGGTCTTCCCCCTGCGTGGGGCCGACGGCCGGTTCCGTCCCTTCCTGACCCGGATAAACCCCTTGCTCGATTCCGCGGGCCGGGTGGTCCAGTGGTTCGGCACCAATACCGACATCTCGGAACAGAAACGCATGGAGGAGGAACTGCGCGAGCGCGAGGAACAGCTCCGGCTTTTCATCGAGCACGCGCCGGCGGCCATCGCCATGTTCGACCGGGAGATGCGCTACATGGCGGTCAGCCAGCGCTGGCTGACCGACTACGGCATGGGTGGGCACAATCTGCTTGGCCGCAGCCACTACGACATTTTTCCCGAGATTCCGGAGCGGTGGAAAAAGATCCACCAGCGGGGCCTGGCCGGCAGCGTGGAGCGGGCCGAGGACGATCCCTTCCTGCGGGCGGACGGCGCCACCCAGTGGCTCCGCTGGGAAGTCCGTCCCTGGTACACGGCCCAGGGCGCCATCGGCGGAATCGTCGTTTTCAGCGAGGACATCACCGCGCGCAAAATGGCCGAGCAGGTGCTCAGGGAACGCGACAAGCAATTCAAGATGGTCTTTCAGGCCAGCCCCGCGCCCATGGCCATCGTGTCCTTTGGCGAGTCCCGCTACGTCTACGCCAACGACGCCTATCTGCGGCTCACAGGCTACGGTGCCGGCGAACTCATCGGCAGGACCACGCGCGAGGTCGGCATATGGGACGCCAAGGATGCGCGCGGCCCGCTTGGCGGCTTCTTTGCGGCCGGGGAAAAGGTCGTTGATTCCGAAATGCGGATCACGACTAGGTCCGGGGCGGTCAAAAGCGTGCTGCTCTCCATCGAATTCATGGAGATCGACGGCCGGCCGCATGTGCTGGCCGTGGCCAAGGACATCACCGAGCGCAAGCTGGTCGAGGAGGAGCTGCGGCATTCCCGGGACGCCCTGGAGGACCGGGTCCGGGAACGCACCCGCGAACTCGAGTCCAGGAACGCGGAACTGGAGAATTTCTTCTACATCACGTCCCACGATCTCCAGGAGCCCTTGCGCAAGGTCCAGGTCTTCGGGGAGCGGCTTCGCCTGGAGTACGCCGAGGCCCTCGGCGCGGCGGGAAAGGACTACCTCAAACGCATGGAGGGCGCGGCGGCCCGGATGCAGTCCCTGATCAACGATCTGCTCGACTACTCGCAGGTGGCCACCGGCGCCCACGTGTTCGTGTACGCCGATCTCGGGGAGATCGTCCGCCAGTCGGCCGAGGACCTCGACCGCCTGGTCGAGATGACCGGCGCCACCGTCACCGTCGAGGACCTGCCGGGCGCGGAGGTCGATGTCGTGCAGATGCGCCAGGTTTTCCAAAACCTCCTTTCCAACGCGCTTAAATACCACGGCCGGAACCCGCCGGAAGTGCGCGTCAGCGGCGAGGTCTTCTCCGACCAGGGCCGGGAGATGGTCCGGATCTCGGTGGCCGACAACGGCATCGGCTTCGACCCCCAGTACAAGGACAAGGTCTTTCAGCCGTTCCAGCGCCTCCACGGGAGAAACGCCTACCAGGGGACGGGCATCGGCCTGGCCATTGTCCGCAAGGTCGTCGAACGGCACAAGGGAACCGTCACGGCCGAAAGCGAGCCGGGCAAGGGCGCGCGCTTCCTCGTGACCCTGCCCGTCAACCGCCACGCATGA
- a CDS encoding glycerol dehydrogenase — MIRTTLFPGRYVQGPGALSRLGHELARLGKRHFFLCSPHPLEHLLPPVLPAVEQAGEVLVERFGRECTDREIERLVVAAKAFGAETVAALGGGKTLDTAKAVAARTGLPVAVVPTIASTDAPCSSVCIVYSPEGVFTRVDILPRNPDLVLVDTEVMAQAPARFLVAGMGDALATWFEADSCRVSRGPNIAGDLGSMTAYALARLCYETIRDYGLSARTACEAGVVTPALERVVEANTLLSGLGFESGGLGAAHSIHNGLTALPGVRGRSHGEKVAFGVLASLFLTDKPVSVMDEVYGLCAALGLPTTLADLGLPGVGDEDLRRVAEKTCAPGESIFNEPAEIAPATVFAALKAADAEGRRRRPAL; from the coding sequence ATGATACGCACGACACTTTTTCCGGGACGCTATGTCCAGGGGCCCGGGGCCCTTTCCCGCCTGGGCCATGAGCTGGCCCGGCTGGGGAAACGCCATTTTTTCCTGTGTTCCCCGCACCCGCTGGAGCATCTGCTGCCGCCCGTGCTGCCGGCAGTGGAGCAGGCCGGGGAGGTGCTGGTCGAGCGCTTCGGCCGGGAGTGCACGGACCGGGAAATCGAGCGGCTGGTGGTCGCGGCCAAGGCCTTCGGGGCCGAGACCGTGGCGGCCCTTGGCGGGGGCAAGACGCTTGACACGGCCAAGGCCGTGGCCGCCCGGACCGGGCTGCCCGTGGCCGTGGTCCCGACCATCGCCTCCACGGACGCGCCGTGCAGCTCGGTCTGCATCGTCTACTCCCCGGAAGGCGTGTTTACGCGGGTGGACATCCTGCCGCGCAATCCCGATCTGGTGCTGGTGGATACCGAGGTCATGGCCCAGGCCCCGGCCCGTTTTCTGGTCGCCGGCATGGGCGACGCCCTGGCCACCTGGTTCGAGGCCGATTCCTGCCGCGTGAGCCGCGGGCCGAACATCGCCGGGGACCTGGGGTCCATGACCGCCTACGCCCTGGCCCGACTTTGCTACGAGACGATCCGCGACTACGGGCTTTCGGCCCGCACCGCCTGCGAGGCCGGGGTGGTCACGCCGGCCCTGGAACGGGTGGTGGAAGCCAACACGCTGTTAAGCGGCCTTGGCTTCGAGAGCGGCGGCCTGGGGGCGGCCCATTCCATCCACAACGGCCTGACCGCCCTGCCGGGCGTCCGGGGCCGCAGCCACGGCGAAAAGGTGGCCTTTGGCGTCCTGGCCTCGCTTTTCCTGACGGACAAGCCCGTTTCCGTCATGGACGAAGTCTACGGCCTGTGCGCCGCCCTCGGCCTGCCGACCACCCTGGCCGATCTGGGGTTGCCTGGCGTTGGCGACGAGGACCTGCGCCGGGTGGCCGAAAAAACATGCGCCCCCGGGGAGTCCATCTTCAACGAGCCCGCGGAGATCGCTCCGGCCACCGTCTTTGCCGCCCTCAAGGCCGCTGACGCCGAAGGGCGCCGCCGCCGGCCGGCCCTCTAA
- a CDS encoding response regulator, with the protein MPTASPISVLIIDDDEDDFIIAAGHFARILGQEYALSWAAGYDEALAALESGRFDVCLLDYQLGERSGLELLEEFGRRGLAVPSIFLTGQGDREVDLKAMEAGATDYLSKSMLNAHLLERSVRYAIRNKRAELELEERVRDRTAQLQKAVEEAEAANRAKSDFLANMSHEIRTPLNGILGMLQLLQTTDADPEQREYITNAIKSSQRLTRLLADILDLSRIEAGRLPIVETAFEFKSQQEAVIETFDQAARGKGLALDFLVDDRMPAALIGDETRLRQILFNLVGNAVKFSAYGRVAVTATPMHLRDDGSLRVLFTVTDTGIGIPDHLLADIFEPFSQVEGAYSRRFQGAGLGLAIVRRLVSLLGGELDIDSTEGRGTAIYLTLPFRRPRDAPARSEGPATGNDVLKPRLRVLLAEDDEENLLYGRRVLEKSGCLLTCAQNGQEVLRLLRLYDFDVVLMDIQMPVMDGVEATRAIRAGLTDAAKDIPIIAMTAYAMAGDREKFIDAGMDAYIAKPLDMDALKSVINKVLMDRRDAA; encoded by the coding sequence ATGCCAACGGCCTCCCCGATCAGCGTCCTGATCATCGACGACGACGAGGATGACTTCATCATCGCCGCCGGGCACTTCGCCAGGATCCTGGGCCAGGAGTACGCCCTCAGCTGGGCCGCCGGTTACGACGAAGCGCTGGCCGCCCTGGAATCCGGGCGCTTCGACGTCTGCCTCCTCGATTACCAGCTCGGCGAGCGCTCGGGCCTGGAACTCCTGGAAGAGTTCGGCCGGCGAGGCCTTGCCGTGCCGTCCATCTTCCTGACCGGCCAGGGAGACCGGGAAGTGGATCTCAAGGCCATGGAAGCCGGGGCCACGGACTATCTATCCAAGTCCATGCTCAATGCCCATCTGCTGGAACGGTCCGTACGCTACGCCATCCGCAACAAGCGGGCGGAATTGGAACTGGAGGAACGCGTCCGGGATCGCACGGCGCAACTGCAAAAGGCCGTGGAGGAGGCCGAGGCCGCCAACCGGGCCAAGAGCGATTTCCTGGCCAACATGAGCCACGAGATACGCACGCCCTTAAACGGCATCCTCGGCATGCTCCAGTTGCTCCAGACCACGGACGCCGACCCGGAACAACGCGAATACATCACCAACGCCATCAAGTCCTCCCAGCGCCTGACCCGGCTGCTCGCCGACATCCTCGACCTGTCGCGGATCGAAGCGGGCCGGCTGCCCATCGTGGAGACCGCCTTCGAGTTCAAAAGCCAGCAGGAAGCCGTGATCGAGACATTCGACCAGGCCGCCCGCGGCAAGGGCCTGGCCCTGGACTTTCTCGTCGACGACCGGATGCCGGCGGCCTTGATCGGCGACGAGACCCGGCTGCGCCAGATCCTTTTCAACCTGGTCGGCAATGCCGTGAAATTTTCCGCATACGGCCGGGTGGCCGTGACGGCCACGCCCATGCACCTGCGGGACGACGGCAGCCTCCGGGTGCTTTTCACGGTCACGGATACCGGAATCGGCATCCCGGACCATCTCCTCGCCGATATCTTCGAACCCTTCAGCCAGGTCGAGGGCGCCTATTCCCGCCGCTTCCAGGGGGCGGGCCTGGGCCTCGCCATCGTCCGCCGGCTGGTGTCCCTTCTCGGCGGGGAACTCGACATCGACAGCACCGAGGGCCGGGGCACCGCCATCTACCTGACGTTGCCCTTCCGGCGGCCGAGGGACGCGCCGGCCCGTTCCGAAGGGCCGGCGACCGGCAACGACGTGCTTAAGCCGCGGCTCCGGGTGCTGCTCGCGGAAGATGACGAGGAAAATCTCCTGTACGGCCGGCGCGTGCTGGAAAAATCGGGTTGCCTGCTCACCTGCGCCCAAAACGGCCAGGAAGTGTTGCGTCTCCTGCGGCTGTATGATTTCGACGTGGTGCTCATGGATATCCAGATGCCGGTCATGGACGGGGTCGAGGCGACCCGGGCCATTCGGGCCGGCCTGACCGACGCCGCCAAAGACATCCCGATCATCGCCATGACGGCCTATGCCATGGCCGGGGACAGGGAAAAATTCATCGACGCCGGCATGGATGCCTACATCGCCAAGCCGCTCGACATGGATGCGCTCAAAAGCGTCATCAACAAGGTGCTCATGGACAGGCGGGACGCGGCGTAG
- a CDS encoding (2Fe-2S)-binding protein, translated as MELSFTLNGAPVRMAVEPGRRVLDLLREDLGLTAAKEGCGSGECGACAVLVDGEAKLSCLMLAAQLPGRSVVTAEGLGTVLAPHSIQEAFAGCGAVQCGYCTPGMTIATAALLAQNPDPDREEARRAISGNLCRCTGYVKIVDAVLAAGAALRGEKE; from the coding sequence ATGGAACTGTCCTTTACGCTAAACGGCGCCCCGGTGCGCATGGCCGTCGAACCCGGCCGGCGGGTCCTCGATCTTTTGCGCGAGGATTTGGGGCTGACCGCCGCCAAGGAAGGCTGCGGCTCGGGCGAATGCGGGGCCTGCGCCGTGCTGGTGGACGGGGAGGCCAAGCTGTCGTGCCTCATGCTCGCGGCCCAACTGCCCGGCCGCAGCGTGGTCACGGCCGAGGGCCTCGGCACCGTCCTCGCCCCCCATTCCATCCAGGAGGCCTTTGCCGGCTGCGGCGCGGTCCAGTGCGGCTACTGCACGCCGGGCATGACCATTGCCACGGCCGCGCTTCTGGCCCAAAATCCCGATCCCGACCGCGAAGAGGCGCGCCGGGCCATCTCCGGCAACCTGTGCCGCTGCACCGGGTACGTCAAAATCGTGGACGCGGTCCTGGCGGCCGGGGCGGCCCTGCGTGGGGAAAAAGAGTGA
- a CDS encoding pyridoxal phosphate-dependent aminotransferase, with amino-acid sequence MSGLIDLVPAHVREFESYTPSRPDPVLMRQYGVSHLYRLNNNENALGPPPLAREAIAAYAPDRAAIYPNGDAYDLRLALAAKFGKSPDQFLVGNGSCEGIGSVVRAFCALGDAIVTVDRTFAVYEWVARFTGIEARLVPLRDQALDPGAMLAAATGRTKIVFVCNPNNPTGSWWNRRTLDRFLTALGGRAVVVLDEAYREFIDDPDFPDGMEVIDRHANVLVFRTFSKMYGLAGLRVGYLCGSLAAVDIVRRTQIAYSVNALGQIAATAALADDAGHIAATRRMVGEARDFLGGLFAAMGLEQVSGAGNYIMVRTPVSDTLLYRRLMREGVMVRTMTSFRFPGWIRITLAREPAMEAFARAFRKVLDKS; translated from the coding sequence ATGTCCGGCCTCATTGACCTGGTCCCGGCCCACGTCCGGGAATTCGAGAGCTATACGCCAAGCCGGCCCGATCCGGTGCTCATGCGCCAGTACGGCGTGTCGCATCTGTATCGGCTCAACAACAACGAGAACGCCCTTGGCCCTCCGCCCCTGGCCCGGGAGGCCATCGCCGCCTATGCCCCGGACCGGGCCGCCATCTATCCCAACGGCGACGCCTATGACCTGCGGCTGGCCCTGGCGGCCAAGTTCGGCAAAAGCCCGGACCAGTTTCTGGTCGGCAACGGCTCGTGCGAGGGCATCGGTTCGGTGGTGCGGGCCTTTTGCGCCCTGGGCGACGCCATCGTCACGGTGGACAGGACCTTTGCCGTCTACGAATGGGTGGCCCGCTTCACCGGCATCGAGGCCAGGCTGGTGCCGCTTCGCGACCAGGCCCTGGACCCCGGGGCCATGCTGGCGGCCGCAACCGGGCGGACCAAGATCGTCTTCGTGTGCAATCCCAACAATCCCACCGGATCGTGGTGGAACCGGCGGACCCTGGACCGGTTTCTAACGGCCCTTGGCGGCCGGGCCGTGGTGGTCCTCGACGAAGCCTACCGCGAATTCATCGACGACCCGGATTTCCCGGACGGCATGGAGGTCATCGACCGCCATGCCAACGTGCTGGTCTTTCGCACGTTTTCCAAGATGTACGGCCTGGCCGGGCTGCGGGTCGGCTATCTGTGCGGTTCGCTCGCGGCCGTGGACATCGTGCGGCGCACCCAGATCGCCTATTCGGTCAACGCCCTGGGCCAGATCGCCGCCACGGCCGCCCTGGCCGACGACGCCGGGCACATTGCCGCCACCCGGCGCATGGTGGGTGAGGCCAGGGACTTCCTGGGCGGCCTGTTTGCCGCAATGGGCCTTGAGCAGGTCAGCGGCGCGGGCAACTACATCATGGTCCGCACGCCGGTTTCCGACACGCTTCTCTACCGCCGGCTCATGCGCGAGGGGGTGATGGTGCGCACCATGACGAGCTTTCGCTTTCCCGGCTGGATCCGGATCACCCTGGCCCGGGAGCCGGCCATGGAGGCCTTTGCCCGGGCCTTTCGCAAGGTGCTGGACAAGTCATGA
- a CDS encoding FAD binding domain-containing protein, with protein sequence MIRRVFRPESLERLWPLLADGARAMAGGTDLLVRREGQAPMDVALLEGIAELAGIAEEQGLVRLGALASHSSLAAHGLVRERLPVLAQALSTLGSPLVRNMGTLGGNIATASPAGDTLPPLYALDALVELASQDGRRRMPLGDMILGPGRTALSPGEIVAAVLVRPPAADARQHFEKVGRRGALAIAVASLAAVISRDADGRVREARLAVGSVGPTVLRCPAAEAALTGQLLTQDVLQEAAGRIRAAVLPIDDLRATAAYRRQVAGNLLLRLAAREA encoded by the coding sequence GTGATCCGCCGGGTGTTTCGTCCCGAAAGCCTGGAGCGGTTGTGGCCGCTTCTGGCCGACGGCGCCCGGGCCATGGCCGGGGGCACGGATCTGCTGGTGCGGCGCGAGGGGCAGGCCCCGATGGACGTGGCCCTGCTGGAAGGCATCGCGGAACTCGCCGGAATTGCCGAAGAGCAGGGGCTGGTGCGCCTGGGAGCCCTGGCCAGCCACAGCAGCCTGGCCGCCCACGGGCTGGTGCGCGAACGCCTGCCGGTGCTGGCCCAGGCCCTTTCGACCCTTGGCTCGCCGCTTGTCCGCAACATGGGCACCCTCGGCGGCAATATCGCGACCGCCTCCCCGGCCGGCGACACCCTGCCGCCGCTCTATGCCCTGGACGCCCTGGTGGAACTGGCCTCCCAGGACGGCCGACGGCGTATGCCGCTTGGCGATATGATCCTCGGTCCGGGACGCACGGCCCTCTCCCCCGGCGAGATCGTCGCCGCCGTCCTTGTCCGCCCGCCAGCGGCAGACGCCCGGCAGCATTTTGAAAAGGTCGGCCGCCGCGGCGCCCTGGCCATTGCCGTGGCCAGCCTGGCCGCCGTCATCTCGCGTGACGCCGATGGCCGGGTGCGAGAAGCCCGGCTGGCCGTGGGCAGCGTCGGGCCGACGGTCCTGCGCTGCCCGGCCGCCGAGGCCGCGCTGACGGGCCAGCTTCTCACCCAGGATGTTTTGCAGGAAGCGGCCGGGCGCATCCGCGCCGCCGTCTTGCCCATCGACGACCTCCGGGCCACGGCCGCCTACCGCCGGCAGGTGGCCGGCAACCTGCTGCTGCGGCTGGCCGCCAGGGAAGCGTAA
- a CDS encoding MFS transporter, with translation MSDTGKEPAERLFGYDFTVLTLAATFGFCNIAIFYGFASYLERLGIDPAWRGVLLGAEPLAAFCLRPFLSVLVTPRNALAVARIALAAMGVALCCYQFARGVGPILGVRLFHGLAFVCLVSAVIVLLSRVIPPRLAGRAFGYFSLSALVPYAVMPPLTEWLLPRLGSEDAAYAACSLLVLPGLALLAPLGRRLGRRAMAGVQGTGRPRLADLRQDLALPPVRLILLANLCVFLSTTLIFFFMKPFALGLGLADPGLFFTVSTAASILVRVAGGSLYDRLPKEIPLLAALAGLAGVMAGFAATTGVIRFLILAGGYGLSLGVALPLLNAVMFGHSPAHLRGVNMNLMLFMMDAGYVAGPMAGGMLLAAGAGYPKLFWLCAVCAAASGLCILPLAAGRWQGRRQV, from the coding sequence ATGAGCGATACCGGGAAAGAACCGGCCGAACGGCTTTTCGGCTACGACTTCACCGTGCTGACCCTGGCCGCGACCTTCGGCTTTTGCAACATCGCCATTTTCTACGGCTTCGCCAGCTACCTGGAGCGGCTCGGCATCGATCCGGCCTGGCGCGGGGTGCTGCTCGGGGCCGAGCCCCTGGCCGCCTTCTGCCTGCGGCCGTTTCTCTCTGTCCTGGTCACGCCGCGAAACGCCTTGGCCGTGGCCCGGATCGCCCTGGCTGCCATGGGCGTGGCCCTTTGTTGCTACCAGTTCGCCCGGGGCGTCGGGCCGATTCTTGGCGTGCGGCTTTTCCACGGCCTGGCCTTCGTGTGTCTGGTCAGCGCCGTGATCGTGCTCCTGTCGCGCGTCATCCCGCCGAGGTTGGCCGGCCGGGCTTTCGGCTATTTCTCCCTGTCGGCCCTGGTGCCCTATGCCGTCATGCCGCCCCTGACCGAGTGGCTGCTGCCGCGCCTGGGGAGCGAGGATGCGGCCTATGCCGCCTGCTCGCTTTTGGTCTTGCCCGGCCTGGCCCTGCTCGCGCCCCTGGGCCGGCGCCTGGGCCGCCGGGCCATGGCCGGGGTCCAGGGCACGGGCCGGCCGCGCCTGGCCGACCTGCGCCAGGATCTGGCCCTGCCGCCGGTGCGGCTGATCCTCCTGGCCAATCTGTGCGTCTTTTTGAGCACCACGCTGATATTCTTTTTCATGAAGCCCTTTGCGCTGGGCCTCGGGCTGGCCGATCCGGGCCTTTTTTTCACCGTCTCGACGGCTGCGTCCATACTGGTGCGGGTGGCGGGCGGGTCGCTTTACGACCGGCTGCCCAAGGAAATTCCGCTCCTGGCCGCCCTGGCCGGCCTTGCCGGCGTGATGGCCGGGTTTGCCGCGACAACGGGCGTCATCCGGTTTTTGATCCTGGCCGGCGGCTACGGCCTGAGCCTCGGCGTGGCCCTGCCGCTTCTAAACGCCGTCATGTTCGGCCATTCGCCGGCTCATTTGCGCGGGGTCAACATGAACCTGATGCTCTTCATGATGGATGCGGGCTATGTGGCCGGTCCGATGGCGGGCGGGATGTTGCTTGCGGCCGGAGCCGGGTATCCGAAGCTCTTTTGGCTGTGTGCCGTCTGCGCGGCGGCTTCGGGGCTGTGCATCCTGCCCCTGGCCGCCGGCCGTTGGCAGGGCCGGCGGCAGGTCTAG